A genomic window from Quercus lobata isolate SW786 chromosome 10, ValleyOak3.0 Primary Assembly, whole genome shotgun sequence includes:
- the LOC115964337 gene encoding uncharacterized protein LOC115964337, with protein MFGGCGMIVLLVYWETTWIFQIWLLRSCTKEAKGTWRNFLVWLGRIWYNRNHVLYEANGTSEAHIWGAAIRMIEDFKEANGLDFKHKMDKKDHWEPPSVGFYVINVDGAIPLANGHSGIGIIVRDSDCRFFAAVSMLLQGRYSVEETEAIAVEQGCVLAKKLGLERVIIETDSLLTVQAVEANDVREAVGHIVKSIVQSLCSIQESKIRHINRTSNKIAHELAEHARRIRETFIWSVGIM; from the exons ATGTTTGGAGGATGTGGGATGATTGTCCTATTAGTCTATTGGGAAACAACATGGATATTCCAGATTTGGCTGTTGAGATCCTGCACCAAGGAAGCCAAAGGGACCTGGAGGAATTTTTTGGTGTGGCTTGGGAGGATTTGGTACAATAGAAACCATGTGCTTTATGAGGCAAATGGAACCTCGGAAGCTCACATTTGGGGGGCTGCTATCCGTATGATTGAAGACTTCAAAGAAGCAAATGGGCTGGATTTTAAACACAAGATGGACAAGAAGGATCATTGGGAACCTCCTTCTGTGGGCTTCTATGTCATTAATGTGGATGGTGCTATCCCTTTGGCCAATGGACACTCAGGAATTGGAATTATAGTTCGAGATAGCGATTGCAGATTTTTTGCAGCCGTGTCTATGCTCCTCCAAGGAAGATATTCTGTCGAGGAAACCGAGGCAATTGCAGTGGAGCAGGGATGTGTGTTGGCAAAAAAGCTTGGCCTAGAGAGAGTTATCATAGAGACCGACTCTCTCCTTACTGTCCAAGCTGTTGAAGCAAATGATGTTAGAGAAGCTGTTGGCCACATTGTGAAGAGCATTGTGCAAAGTTTATGCAGTATTCAGGAGTCAAAAATTAGACACATTAATAGGACTAGCAACAAAATAGCCCATGAACTAGCTGAGCATGCTAGAAGAATTAGAGAAACTTTCATTTGGagt gtgggaatcatgtaa